The following coding sequences lie in one Streptococcus suis genomic window:
- a CDS encoding phosphoglucosamine mutase, producing MGKYFGTDGVRGEANVELTPELAFKLGRFGGYVLSQHETDVPRVFVARDTRISGQMLEAALIAGLLSVGIHVYKLGVLATPGVAHLVKTEKASAGVMISASHNPAQDNGIKFFAGDGFKLDDALEAEIEALLDAEEDTLPRPSAQGLGDVVDYPEGLRKYESFLVSTGIQLEGMKVALDTANGAASTSARQIFADLGADLTVMAEHPDGLNINEGVGSTHPEKLQELVKETGSQIGLAFDGDSDRLIAVDENGDLVDGDRIMYIVGKYLAEKGLLAKNTIVTTVMSNLGFHKALDREGIEKAVTAVGDRYVVEEMRKEGYNVGGEQSGHVILMDYNTTGDGQLTAVQLTKIMKETGKKLSELVAEVTIYPQKLVNIRVENSMKDKAMEVPAIAAIIEKMEAEMAGNGRILVRPSGTEPLLRVMAEAPTDAEVDYYVDTIADVVRAEIGI from the coding sequence ATGGGTAAATATTTTGGGACAGATGGTGTCCGTGGAGAAGCAAACGTAGAATTAACGCCAGAATTAGCATTCAAATTGGGTCGTTTTGGTGGTTATGTCCTTAGCCAGCATGAGACGGATGTTCCTCGTGTCTTTGTGGCGCGTGACACACGTATCTCAGGTCAAATGTTAGAGGCTGCCTTGATTGCAGGACTTCTATCAGTAGGGATTCATGTGTATAAATTGGGAGTTTTGGCGACACCGGGTGTTGCCCACCTAGTCAAAACTGAAAAAGCAAGTGCAGGTGTCATGATTTCTGCAAGTCATAACCCAGCGCAAGATAACGGTATCAAATTCTTTGCAGGTGACGGCTTCAAGTTGGATGATGCTTTGGAAGCAGAGATTGAAGCTCTCTTGGATGCTGAAGAAGATACACTTCCTCGTCCATCTGCACAAGGCTTGGGCGATGTGGTTGATTATCCGGAAGGCTTGCGTAAATATGAATCCTTCCTTGTTTCAACAGGTATTCAGCTAGAAGGTATGAAAGTTGCCTTGGATACTGCCAATGGCGCTGCCTCAACCTCTGCTCGTCAAATTTTTGCGGATTTGGGAGCTGATTTAACCGTTATGGCTGAACATCCAGACGGATTGAATATTAATGAAGGCGTTGGCTCAACTCATCCTGAAAAATTGCAAGAACTGGTCAAGGAAACAGGTAGTCAAATTGGACTTGCCTTTGATGGTGACAGTGACCGCTTGATTGCCGTCGATGAAAATGGTGATTTGGTAGATGGCGACCGCATCATGTATATCGTCGGCAAGTACTTAGCAGAAAAGGGGTTACTTGCTAAAAATACCATTGTGACAACTGTTATGTCTAACCTTGGTTTCCATAAGGCTTTGGATCGTGAAGGTATTGAAAAAGCTGTGACCGCAGTTGGTGACCGTTATGTGGTTGAAGAAATGCGCAAGGAAGGCTACAATGTCGGTGGTGAGCAGTCAGGACATGTGATTCTGATGGATTATAACACCACAGGCGACGGCCAGTTGACCGCTGTGCAATTGACCAAAATCATGAAAGAAACTGGTAAGAAGTTGTCAGAATTGGTAGCAGAAGTGACCATTTACCCACAAAAATTGGTCAATATCCGTGTGGAAAACAGCATGAAAGACAAGGCAATGGAAGTGCCTGCTATTGCGGCTATCATTGAAAAAATGGAAGCAGAAATGGCTGGCAACGGTCGTATCTTGGTTCGCCCAAGTGGTACCGAGCCCCTCTTGCGTGTCATGGCAGAAGCGCCAACGGATGCTGAAGTCGATTACTATGTGGACACCATTGCTGATGTGGTCCGTGCAGAAATTGGAATTTAA
- a CDS encoding LemA family protein: protein MKKKWLAILIPVFALLFLGMGAVGQYNGLVDSYAEVENAQANVDTQLQRRYDLIPNVVAAVKGAMEHEEEIFTAIADARAKIGSSQVGTSDYNQAQSQLDSAVSRLLMVTENYPQLTANQQVSDLITELEGTENRILVARKDYNAVATAYNKKIKRFPTSIYANLFGYEKVELFQATNDAATTVPSVDLKDNE from the coding sequence ATGAAAAAGAAATGGTTAGCCATACTAATCCCAGTTTTCGCTCTGCTATTTTTAGGAATGGGCGCAGTTGGGCAATACAATGGCTTAGTTGACAGTTATGCTGAGGTTGAAAATGCGCAAGCCAATGTAGACACACAGTTGCAACGTCGCTATGACTTAATACCCAATGTAGTCGCAGCTGTCAAAGGCGCCATGGAGCATGAGGAAGAGATTTTCACAGCCATTGCGGATGCACGTGCGAAAATCGGTTCCAGCCAAGTAGGGACCAGTGACTACAATCAAGCCCAAAGCCAGCTGGATTCGGCTGTGTCTCGCTTGCTGATGGTGACGGAAAATTATCCGCAATTAACAGCCAACCAACAGGTATCTGACCTCATTACCGAGCTAGAGGGGACTGAAAATCGGATTTTAGTTGCCCGCAAGGATTATAATGCGGTAGCAACTGCCTATAATAAAAAAATCAAACGGTTCCCGACGTCCATCTATGCCAACCTATTTGGCTATGAAAAAGTAGAGCTCTTCCAGGCAACAAATGATGCGGCAACAACCGTTCCAAGTGTGGATTTAAAGGATAACGAATAA
- a CDS encoding N-acetyltransferase, with translation MELKELCFSDMEMVKELFLSVFSQEPWNDDWSDEEQLDCYLGDLLGHPRALCFGLFDQDKLIALSLGYIRYWYEGTEYRIEELCISRHYQGRGIGQDFLKRIEEQLERRQIVHILLQTERNLPAYFFYQKYGFRTLEEDVTMVKKVGHRGTC, from the coding sequence ATGGAACTGAAAGAACTTTGTTTTTCAGACATGGAAATGGTTAAAGAATTATTTTTATCTGTTTTCAGCCAAGAACCTTGGAATGATGATTGGTCAGATGAGGAACAATTAGATTGCTACTTAGGTGATTTACTGGGACATCCACGAGCCCTTTGTTTTGGTTTGTTTGATCAAGATAAGCTCATTGCCCTTTCCCTAGGTTACATTCGCTATTGGTATGAGGGAACAGAGTATCGAATTGAAGAGCTATGTATCTCTCGTCACTACCAAGGCAGAGGAATCGGACAAGATTTCCTAAAAAGAATTGAGGAGCAGTTGGAGAGAAGACAGATTGTTCATATTCTTTTGCAAACCGAACGCAACCTTCCAGCCTATTTTTTCTACCAAAAATATGGTTTCCGAACCTTAGAAGAAGATGTGACCATGGTCAAGAAAGTAGGACATCGTGGAACTTGCTGA
- the pepV gene encoding dipeptidase PepV, producing the protein MTVNFRAEFDKRKDEFLADLFDLLRINSERDDSQADAQHPFGPGPVRALDKFLEIAQRDGYPTKNVDNYAGHFEFGEGDEVLGIFGHLDVVPAGSGWNTDPYEPQIIDGKLFARGSSDDKGPTMACYYGLKIIKELGLPTSKKVRFIVGTDEESGWADMDYYFEHVGLPLPDFGFSPDAEFPIINGEKGNITAYLHFAGENSGAAKLHSFTGGLRENMVPESATAIISGELADLDSKLADFTAAYGLKADAETLENGQVQVTVIGKSAHGSTPEEGVNGATYLAKFLSQFAFDGAAKSYLDLAGQVLLEDYDAKKLGVAIYDEQMGALSMNAGVFKFDETSSDNTIALNFRYPKNTNPETIKAGLEKLDVEAVSLSEHGHTPHYCPIDDPMVATLLSVYEKHTGLKGHEQVIGGGTFGRLLKRGVAYGAMFPGDVNTMHQANEFIEVEQLYRAAAIYAEAIYELIK; encoded by the coding sequence ATGACAGTTAATTTTAGAGCAGAGTTTGACAAACGCAAAGATGAGTTTCTAGCGGACCTCTTTGACCTCTTACGCATCAATTCTGAGCGTGACGACAGCCAGGCAGATGCCCAGCATCCATTTGGTCCTGGACCAGTGCGTGCCTTGGACAAGTTCCTGGAAATTGCTCAGCGTGATGGCTATCCAACTAAAAATGTCGATAACTACGCAGGTCACTTTGAATTTGGCGAGGGCGACGAAGTCCTTGGTATCTTTGGTCACTTGGACGTGGTGCCAGCAGGAAGCGGTTGGAACACCGACCCTTACGAGCCGCAAATCATTGACGGCAAGCTCTTTGCCCGCGGATCTTCTGATGACAAGGGACCGACCATGGCTTGTTACTACGGCTTGAAAATCATCAAGGAGTTGGGCCTTCCGACCTCTAAAAAAGTCCGTTTCATCGTCGGTACCGACGAAGAGTCAGGCTGGGCAGACATGGATTACTACTTCGAGCATGTCGGTCTCCCATTACCAGATTTCGGATTTTCTCCAGACGCTGAGTTCCCGATTATCAACGGCGAAAAGGGCAATATCACAGCTTATCTTCATTTTGCAGGGGAAAATAGCGGAGCTGCTAAACTGCATTCCTTCACAGGCGGCCTGCGTGAGAACATGGTGCCTGAGTCTGCGACAGCTATTATTTCTGGCGAACTAGCAGACCTGGACAGCAAGTTGGCAGATTTCACAGCTGCTTACGGCTTAAAAGCTGACGCGGAAACTCTTGAAAACGGTCAAGTTCAAGTGACCGTCATCGGAAAATCAGCCCACGGTTCAACCCCAGAAGAAGGGGTCAACGGAGCAACCTATTTGGCAAAATTCCTCAGCCAATTCGCCTTTGACGGAGCAGCAAAATCCTATCTTGACTTAGCAGGACAAGTCCTTCTGGAAGACTATGACGCTAAAAAACTCGGCGTAGCCATCTACGATGAGCAAATGGGTGCCCTTTCTATGAACGCAGGTGTTTTCAAATTTGACGAAACTTCATCAGACAATACCATTGCCCTCAACTTCCGTTATCCAAAAAATACCAACCCAGAAACCATCAAGGCTGGTTTGGAAAAACTGGACGTGGAAGCTGTTAGCCTGTCTGAGCATGGCCATACCCCACACTATTGCCCAATCGATGACCCAATGGTCGCAACCCTCCTGTCTGTTTATGAAAAACACACAGGCTTGAAAGGTCACGAACAAGTAATCGGTGGAGGAACATTTGGACGCTTGCTCAAACGAGGTGTTGCCTACGGAGCCATGTTCCCAGGCGATGTCAACACCATGCACCAAGCCAACGAATTTATTGAAGTTGAGCAACTCTACCGCGCAGCTGCTATTTATGCAGAAGCTATCTACGAACTCATTAAGTAA
- a CDS encoding TPM domain-containing protein, with translation MKKYLFYLLGFLLLLFSLGLPSLAQAEGIPDRPIATTVVDETNLLSSETIASIDQLNQTWAASEQQLQVGVYVTESLSRDIESLANETFRAWQVGFAGTDNGILLVIAIDDREFRIETSDNAATVLTDVEAKDILDNAREFFRQEDYNGGVTYIVQSIGDRFYGTSLGQEQLAAMEERTSAESDSFVLFLILILIFIIFGIIDKASRGRGGGPGNLLWMLVDDHHHYHNNHSSHSSSSSSSYGGGGWSGGGGGGGGASSGW, from the coding sequence ATGAAAAAGTATCTGTTCTATTTATTAGGTTTCTTGCTTTTATTGTTCAGTCTAGGTCTGCCTAGCCTGGCACAAGCTGAGGGAATTCCAGACCGTCCTATTGCTACGACGGTGGTTGATGAAACCAATCTTCTTTCCAGTGAAACCATCGCCAGCATTGACCAGCTCAATCAGACTTGGGCAGCTAGCGAGCAACAACTGCAGGTTGGGGTCTATGTGACTGAAAGTCTTTCAAGGGATATTGAAAGTCTGGCAAACGAAACCTTTCGTGCATGGCAGGTTGGCTTTGCTGGGACAGACAATGGTATCCTCTTGGTGATTGCCATAGACGACAGGGAGTTTCGGATAGAGACCTCCGACAATGCTGCCACGGTGTTGACAGATGTGGAAGCCAAGGACATTCTAGATAATGCTAGAGAATTTTTCCGTCAGGAAGACTATAATGGCGGAGTGACCTACATTGTCCAATCCATCGGAGATCGCTTCTACGGGACTAGTCTGGGTCAGGAACAACTGGCAGCCATGGAAGAAAGGACCAGTGCGGAAAGTGATAGTTTTGTATTGTTTTTAATTCTAATACTAATCTTCATAATTTTTGGAATTATTGATAAGGCTAGCCGTGGTCGAGGCGGTGGTCCAGGTAATCTGCTTTGGATGTTGGTAGATGACCACCATCATTACCACAACAATCATTCTTCCCATTCTTCATCATCTTCATCATCCTATGGTGGAGGTGGTTGGTCTGGCGGCGGTGGTGGCGGTGGCGGAGCCTCATCTGGTTGGTAA
- a CDS encoding TIGR00159 family protein: MLNLNQLLDTGYWSSLIASPWTALLHLIDISIVVYLIYNFSKSIAGTKIMTLIRGVFLFIIVQIIASLFGLQTIAWLINQVITYGVIAAVVIFAPELRAMLEKLGRTTQIFGTNTVSAEEKLIVAFLKSVAYMSPRKIGALVAVEQAQTLQEYRATGIPLNADISQELLINIFIPNTPLHDGAVIVKEDKVAVACAYLPLSESAGISKEFGTRHRAAIGLSEVSDAFVFIVSEETGSISIARNGIFKHDLTLDEFEAELRATFISENVEKKSIWKRLGGGKHE, translated from the coding sequence ATGTTAAACCTAAACCAGTTACTGGATACAGGGTATTGGTCGAGTTTGATAGCCAGTCCTTGGACCGCATTGTTGCACCTAATTGATATTAGTATAGTTGTTTATTTGATTTATAATTTTAGTAAGTCTATTGCAGGTACTAAAATTATGACATTGATTCGAGGGGTTTTTCTCTTCATTATTGTCCAGATTATAGCGAGTTTATTCGGTCTGCAGACGATTGCTTGGCTGATTAATCAAGTAATCACGTATGGGGTTATTGCAGCAGTAGTTATTTTTGCACCAGAGTTGCGTGCTATGCTTGAAAAACTCGGTAGGACAACTCAGATTTTTGGGACAAATACAGTGAGTGCAGAAGAAAAGTTAATTGTTGCTTTTCTCAAATCGGTTGCTTATATGTCTCCGCGTAAAATTGGTGCACTTGTGGCAGTAGAACAAGCCCAAACATTGCAAGAATATAGAGCAACGGGGATTCCACTCAATGCGGATATATCGCAGGAATTGTTAATAAATATTTTCATCCCGAATACACCGTTACATGATGGGGCTGTAATTGTCAAGGAAGACAAGGTAGCTGTTGCTTGTGCTTATTTGCCCCTGTCAGAAAGCGCAGGAATTTCAAAGGAATTTGGAACACGACATCGTGCAGCCATTGGCTTATCGGAGGTATCTGATGCGTTTGTGTTTATTGTTTCTGAAGAAACTGGCAGTATCTCTATTGCACGAAACGGGATATTTAAACATGATTTGACTTTGGATGAGTTTGAAGCAGAGTTGCGAGCGACTTTTATTTCTGAAAATGTAGAGAAGAAGTCCATCTGGAAGCGATTAGGAGGTGGCAAACATGAATGA
- a CDS encoding DUF1727 domain-containing protein, protein MKINTALGILAGKSSQFILKKLGRGTTLPGKIALKFDKHILDSLAKDYEVVVVTGTNGKTLTTALTVGILQEAFGEITTNTSGANMITGITATFLSAKKNKNGKKIAVLEIDEASLARVTDFIKPSLIVFTNIFRDQMDRYGEIYTTYQMILDGAAKAPEATILANGDSPLFNSTNVINPVKYYGFATEEHEPRLAHYNTEGVLCPHCHQIIQYKLNTYANLGSYICTNCGFSRPELDYKLTELKEITNTSSTFAIDGQDYKINIGGLYNIYNALAAVSVAEFFGVAPEKIKAGFDKSKAVFGRQETFKLGDKDCTLVLIKNPVGATQAIEMMKLAPYDFSLSVLLNANYADGIDTSWIWDADFEQITQMDIPQVFAGGVRSSEIARRLRVTGYPENQITETPKLEDIMALIEQSSSQHAYILATYTAMLEFRDLLAQRQAVGKEMK, encoded by the coding sequence ATGAAAATAAATACAGCTTTGGGTATTCTAGCAGGAAAAAGCTCCCAGTTCATTTTGAAAAAACTAGGACGTGGTACTACTCTGCCTGGGAAAATTGCCCTCAAATTCGATAAACATATTTTAGATAGTTTGGCTAAGGATTATGAAGTCGTTGTTGTGACAGGTACTAACGGTAAGACTCTGACCACCGCCCTGACAGTTGGCATCCTCCAAGAAGCCTTTGGCGAAATTACGACCAATACCAGCGGTGCCAATATGATTACAGGGATTACGGCAACATTTTTATCTGCCAAGAAAAATAAAAACGGCAAGAAGATTGCCGTCTTGGAGATTGATGAGGCTAGCTTGGCCCGTGTGACCGATTTTATCAAGCCTAGCTTGATTGTCTTTACCAATATCTTCCGTGATCAGATGGATCGCTACGGGGAGATTTATACCACCTACCAGATGATTTTGGACGGGGCTGCCAAGGCACCAGAGGCGACCATTCTCGCCAACGGTGATAGTCCGCTTTTCAACTCGACGAACGTTATCAATCCAGTTAAGTATTACGGTTTTGCAACAGAAGAACATGAGCCTCGTCTGGCTCATTACAATACCGAAGGTGTTCTCTGTCCGCATTGCCACCAGATTATCCAGTACAAGCTCAATACCTACGCCAACTTGGGTAGCTATATCTGTACCAACTGCGGCTTTAGCCGACCTGAGCTGGACTACAAGTTGACCGAACTAAAAGAAATCACCAATACTTCTTCTACCTTTGCCATTGACGGTCAGGATTATAAGATTAACATCGGAGGCCTCTACAACATCTACAATGCCCTAGCAGCTGTCAGCGTAGCAGAATTTTTCGGTGTAGCTCCTGAGAAAATCAAGGCAGGATTTGACAAATCTAAGGCAGTCTTCGGCCGCCAAGAAACCTTTAAGTTGGGTGATAAAGATTGTACATTGGTCTTGATTAAAAACCCTGTCGGTGCAACCCAGGCTATTGAAATGATGAAACTGGCTCCATACGATTTTAGCCTGTCCGTCCTTCTCAATGCCAACTACGCTGACGGAATTGATACCAGCTGGATTTGGGATGCTGACTTTGAACAAATTACCCAAATGGACATTCCACAAGTCTTTGCAGGTGGTGTCCGCTCGTCTGAAATCGCCCGTCGCCTCCGTGTGACTGGCTATCCTGAGAACCAGATTACTGAAACGCCGAAACTGGAAGACATCATGGCCTTGATTGAGCAATCGAGTAGCCAACATGCTTATATTTTAGCTACTTATACAGCTATGCTCGAATTCCGCGACCTGCTGGCTCAACGCCAAGCCGTTGGAAAGGAGATGAAATAA
- a CDS encoding glutamine amidotransferase translates to MVYTSLKSPEKDYTYDLHIAHLYGDLMNTYGDNGNILMLKYVAEKLGARVQVDIVSLTDEFDKNFYDIAFFGGGQDYEQSILAKDLPTKKDSLADFIENDGVMLAICGGFQLLGQYYIEAGGRKIDGLGIMGHYTLNQTNNRYIGDIKIHNEEFNETYYGFENHQGRTFLADNQKPLGKVVYGNGNNKKDGGEGMHYKNTFGSYFHGPILSRNANLAYRLVITSLRKKYGQDIQLASYADILSKEVAEEYGDVKSKAEFEK, encoded by the coding sequence ATGGTCTATACGTCATTAAAAAGTCCTGAAAAAGACTACACTTACGATCTCCACATCGCCCACCTCTACGGTGATTTGATGAACACCTACGGGGACAACGGCAATATCCTCATGCTCAAGTATGTGGCTGAAAAGCTGGGGGCTCGTGTTCAGGTGGACATCGTTTCGCTGACAGATGAATTTGACAAAAATTTCTACGACATCGCCTTTTTCGGTGGTGGTCAGGACTATGAGCAGTCTATTTTAGCCAAGGATTTACCAACTAAAAAAGACAGCCTAGCAGACTTTATCGAAAACGATGGTGTCATGCTGGCTATCTGCGGTGGCTTCCAATTGCTCGGGCAATATTACATCGAAGCTGGTGGCCGCAAGATTGACGGTCTAGGAATCATGGGCCATTACACCCTCAACCAGACCAATAACCGCTATATCGGCGACATCAAAATTCACAATGAGGAGTTCAACGAAACCTACTACGGTTTCGAAAATCACCAAGGTCGCACCTTCCTAGCTGACAACCAAAAACCGCTAGGCAAGGTCGTTTACGGCAATGGCAACAATAAGAAAGACGGTGGCGAAGGCATGCACTATAAAAATACCTTCGGCAGCTACTTCCACGGACCAATCCTGTCCCGCAATGCCAACCTAGCCTACCGCTTGGTCATAACTTCCCTCCGTAAAAAATACGGACAAGACATCCAACTTGCTAGCTACGCTGACATCCTCAGCAAAGAAGTCGCTGAAGAATACGGCGATGTAAAAAGCAAGGCAGAATTTGAGAAATAA
- a CDS encoding ABC transporter ATP-binding protein gives MSILEVKNLSHGFGDRAIFENVSFRLLKGEHIGLVGANGEGKSTFMSIVTGQLQPDEGKVEWSRYVTAGYLDQHAKLEKGQSVRDVLRTAFDELFKTEARINDIYMSMAEEGADMDALMEEVGELQDRLESRDFYTLDAKIDEVARALGVMDYGMDKDVTELSGGQRTKVLLAKLLLEKPDILLLDEPTNYLDAEHIDWLKRYLQNYENAFVLISHDIPFLNDVINIVYHVENQLLTRYTGDYYQFQEVHAMKRAQLEAAYERQQKEIADLQDFVNRNKARVATRNMAMSRQKKLDKMEIIELQAEKPKPSFDFKMARTPSRFIFQTTDLEIGYDRVLTRKPLNLTFERNQKIAIVGANGIGKSTLLKSLLGIIPPLGGSVERGEYLELGYFEQEVAGGNRQTPLEAVWDAFPALNQAEVRAALARCGLTSKHIESQIQVLSGGEQAKVRFCLLMNRENNVLVLDEPTNHLDVDAKDELKRALQAYKGSILMVCHEPDFYEGWVDDVWDFNELT, from the coding sequence ATGAGTATTTTAGAAGTAAAGAATTTAAGTCATGGTTTTGGTGACCGTGCGATTTTTGAGAATGTCTCCTTCCGTCTCTTGAAAGGGGAGCATATCGGACTTGTGGGTGCCAATGGTGAGGGAAAATCAACCTTCATGTCTATTGTAACAGGGCAATTGCAGCCAGATGAGGGCAAGGTAGAATGGTCACGTTATGTAACGGCAGGTTATTTGGACCAGCATGCTAAACTAGAAAAGGGTCAATCAGTCCGTGATGTCTTGCGGACAGCATTCGATGAACTCTTCAAGACAGAAGCTCGTATCAATGACATTTACATGTCTATGGCAGAAGAGGGTGCTGATATGGATGCCCTCATGGAAGAGGTTGGTGAGCTGCAAGACCGTCTGGAAAGCCGTGATTTCTATACGCTTGATGCCAAGATTGACGAAGTAGCGCGTGCGCTTGGTGTCATGGATTATGGCATGGACAAGGATGTGACGGAGTTATCAGGGGGACAACGGACTAAGGTTCTTTTGGCAAAATTGCTCTTGGAAAAGCCTGACATCTTGCTTCTGGATGAGCCGACCAACTACTTGGATGCTGAACACATCGACTGGCTCAAACGCTACTTGCAGAACTATGAAAATGCCTTTGTCTTGATTTCGCATGACATTCCTTTCTTGAATGATGTGATTAACATTGTCTACCATGTGGAAAATCAGCTCTTGACTCGTTACACAGGCGACTATTACCAATTCCAAGAAGTACATGCTATGAAGCGGGCTCAGTTAGAGGCAGCCTATGAGCGCCAGCAGAAGGAAATCGCAGACTTGCAGGACTTCGTTAACCGTAATAAGGCTCGTGTTGCAACTCGAAACATGGCCATGTCTCGTCAGAAGAAGCTGGACAAGATGGAGATTATTGAGCTTCAAGCAGAGAAACCAAAGCCATCATTTGATTTCAAAATGGCTCGAACTCCAAGTCGCTTTATCTTCCAAACGACTGATTTGGAAATTGGTTATGACCGTGTATTGACACGTAAACCGCTCAATTTGACCTTTGAACGCAACCAGAAGATTGCCATTGTCGGTGCCAACGGTATCGGTAAATCTACTCTTCTTAAAAGTTTGCTAGGGATTATTCCACCGCTGGGCGGTTCTGTGGAGCGTGGGGAGTATTTGGAACTAGGCTATTTCGAGCAAGAAGTAGCTGGAGGCAATCGTCAGACCCCACTGGAAGCGGTTTGGGATGCCTTTCCTGCTCTGAACCAAGCGGAAGTACGAGCAGCCTTGGCTCGTTGTGGTCTGACTTCCAAGCATATCGAAAGCCAAATTCAAGTTCTTTCAGGTGGTGAGCAGGCCAAAGTTCGTTTCTGTTTGCTTATGAACCGTGAAAATAATGTCTTGGTTCTCGACGAGCCGACTAACCACTTGGATGTGGATGCCAAGGATGAACTCAAACGTGCCCTTCAAGCCTACAAGGGCTCAATTCTCATGGTCTGCCACGAGCCTGATTTCTATGAGGGTTGGGTTGACGATGTATGGGATTTTAATGAATTGACTTAA
- a CDS encoding uracil-DNA glycosylase: MELADIRQAIIEDVANRDFTNKGIDPLFQAPSTAKILIIGQAPGLKTQEKGRLFDDASGDNLRQWLGVDRQTFFESGHFAILPMDFYYPGKGKSGDLPPRKDFAPKWHPLILDQLPELELTILVGNYAQEYYLEKSQRNLTERVKHADDYLPTYFPLPHPSPRNNIWQAKNPWFQAEIIPQLQNILMQILEKQGKNDTII; the protein is encoded by the coding sequence GTGGAACTTGCTGATATTCGTCAAGCCATCATTGAGGATGTTGCTAACCGAGACTTTACGAACAAGGGAATAGACCCCCTTTTCCAAGCCCCTTCGACCGCAAAAATTCTCATTATTGGACAGGCGCCTGGCTTGAAAACCCAGGAAAAAGGGCGTTTATTTGACGACGCCAGTGGTGACAACCTTCGTCAATGGTTGGGCGTGGATCGTCAGACTTTTTTTGAATCGGGTCATTTTGCTATTCTTCCTATGGATTTCTATTATCCAGGAAAAGGGAAGTCTGGGGATTTGCCGCCTCGCAAGGATTTCGCTCCCAAATGGCACCCGCTTATTCTGGACCAACTGCCAGAGCTTGAACTGACCATATTGGTAGGCAATTATGCTCAAGAATATTATTTGGAAAAATCCCAAAGGAACCTGACGGAGAGAGTGAAACATGCAGATGATTACCTTCCCACCTATTTTCCGTTGCCTCATCCCTCCCCAAGGAATAATATCTGGCAGGCAAAGAATCCCTGGTTTCAAGCTGAAATTATCCCTCAATTACAAAATATACTTATGCAAATACTTGAAAAACAAGGTAAAAATGATACAATAATATAA